In one Achromobacter spanius genomic region, the following are encoded:
- a CDS encoding xylulokinase, with protein sequence MSDRPHSDSQSPGFTHDYVLAVDLGGTRFRAALVDADGGIAHACAIDSPAGTAPHPGWDEIDADDWWRGLQTLCDTLARQAGAGFDAIAAVAICGVTRTQVFIDEQGAAIRPAITWRDTRTAADVAHWLARAPAGHPETAQINAFHPWARVAWLLYAEPQHAARMRVVLEPKDYLNFRLTGRAASDTVSMARLAAAGSAHGAQADLLTAMGANPAWVPPLLDPLAVVGPVQAGLPGSLARLAGRSVIACSNDTWAAVAGLGALRTGYAYNISGTTEVFGAVGAEPVQAAGLMTVNWGNGNHQIGGPGQNGADTVAWLLSLLGGVSRFGASDAGGDAGEHTDKHAGEHAGGMTRVGHAMHVLLDAPRDPQPALFLPYLQGERVPYWDPQLRGAFLGLNRRHGPGDLAWAVLEGVAFLNRTVLERAEAALGAPVAEIRFGGGAASNPHWCQVKADICERPVVVGQADQPGVIGAAAAAWTALGCYASFAQAQDALARPARRYDPDATRRNAYHRLYAQFRAAEAALTPVSHALASTRLP encoded by the coding sequence ATGTCAGACCGCCCACACTCCGACTCCCAATCCCCAGGATTTACCCATGACTACGTGCTGGCCGTGGATTTGGGAGGCACCCGTTTTCGGGCGGCGCTGGTGGATGCGGACGGCGGCATTGCCCATGCCTGCGCCATCGACAGCCCGGCGGGCACGGCCCCGCACCCCGGCTGGGACGAGATCGACGCAGACGATTGGTGGCGCGGGCTGCAAACCCTGTGCGACACCCTGGCCCGTCAGGCAGGGGCCGGCTTTGACGCCATTGCCGCCGTTGCCATCTGCGGCGTTACCCGCACGCAAGTCTTCATCGACGAGCAAGGCGCCGCCATTCGACCCGCCATCACCTGGCGCGATACGCGCACGGCGGCGGACGTGGCGCACTGGTTGGCGCGTGCGCCTGCCGGTCACCCCGAAACCGCGCAGATCAACGCGTTCCACCCCTGGGCGCGGGTGGCGTGGCTGCTGTACGCCGAACCACAGCACGCGGCGCGCATGCGCGTCGTGCTGGAACCGAAGGACTACCTGAACTTCCGCCTGACCGGCCGGGCCGCCAGCGACACGGTGTCGATGGCCAGGCTGGCGGCGGCGGGCAGCGCGCACGGGGCGCAAGCCGACCTGTTGACGGCCATGGGTGCCAACCCCGCCTGGGTGCCGCCGCTGTTGGACCCCTTGGCTGTTGTCGGCCCGGTGCAGGCGGGTCTGCCGGGTTCACTGGCGCGCTTGGCGGGACGCAGCGTGATCGCCTGCTCCAATGACACCTGGGCGGCCGTGGCGGGGCTGGGCGCCTTGCGGACGGGGTACGCGTACAACATCTCGGGCACCACTGAAGTGTTTGGCGCGGTTGGCGCGGAACCGGTGCAGGCAGCGGGCCTGATGACGGTGAACTGGGGCAACGGCAATCACCAGATCGGAGGTCCGGGCCAGAACGGCGCGGACACCGTCGCGTGGCTGCTGTCCTTGCTGGGCGGGGTGAGCCGGTTTGGCGCGTCGGACGCAGGCGGAGATGCGGGCGAACACACAGACAAACACGCAGGCGAACACGCAGGCGGCATGACCCGTGTCGGCCACGCCATGCACGTTTTGCTGGACGCGCCGCGTGACCCGCAGCCGGCCTTGTTCCTGCCCTATCTTCAAGGCGAACGCGTGCCTTACTGGGACCCGCAATTGCGCGGCGCCTTCCTCGGCTTGAACCGCCGTCATGGTCCCGGCGACTTGGCATGGGCGGTGCTGGAAGGCGTGGCCTTCTTGAACCGCACGGTGCTGGAACGCGCGGAAGCCGCGTTGGGTGCGCCGGTTGCCGAAATTCGTTTTGGTGGCGGGGCGGCATCCAACCCGCACTGGTGCCAGGTCAAGGCCGATATCTGTGAACGCCCGGTCGTGGTCGGGCAGGCGGATCAGCCCGGAGTGATCGGCGCAGCCGCCGCCGCCTGGACCGCGCTGGGCTGCTACGCCAGCTTCGCACAGGCGCAGGACGCGCTTGCGCGACCCGCGCGCCGCTACGATCCCGACGCAACACGCCGCAACGCCTATCACCGTCTGTACGCCCAGTTTCGCGCCGCCGAAGCCGCCTTGACGCCGGTGTCGCACGCCTTGGCCAGCACGCGCTTGCCGTAA
- a CDS encoding 3-keto-5-aminohexanoate cleavage protein, with translation MKKSKSNVIITCAITGSVHTPSMSPHLPVTPDQIAQSALDAAEAGAAIVHLHARDPQTGRPTQDPALYAQFLPRIKAQSDVVINITTGGSPVLPVSERMLPATQFKPEVASLNMGSMNFGMYELLERFKEFKHAWERPYLESSNDLVFKNTFKDIEHILSSCNDNGTRFEIECYDIGHLYTAAHFVDKGLLRPPFLIQSVFGIRGGIGTHPEDVMMMRRTADRLFGDDYRWSVLAAGRKQTTLATMAATMGGFVRVGLEDSLWDGPGELALSNADQVRRIRRILEDLSLTIATPDEAREILQLKGRNNVAF, from the coding sequence ATGAAAAAATCCAAGAGCAATGTGATCATCACGTGCGCCATTACCGGTTCGGTGCATACGCCGTCGATGTCGCCCCACCTACCCGTCACCCCCGACCAGATCGCGCAATCGGCGCTGGATGCCGCCGAGGCGGGCGCGGCCATCGTGCACCTGCACGCGCGCGATCCGCAGACAGGCAGGCCCACGCAGGACCCGGCGCTGTACGCGCAGTTTTTGCCGCGCATCAAGGCGCAAAGCGATGTGGTCATCAATATCACGACGGGCGGTTCACCCGTGCTGCCGGTCAGCGAACGCATGCTGCCGGCCACGCAATTCAAGCCGGAAGTCGCGTCGCTGAACATGGGGTCGATGAATTTCGGCATGTACGAATTGCTGGAGCGCTTCAAGGAATTCAAGCACGCCTGGGAACGGCCCTATCTGGAAAGCAGCAATGACCTGGTGTTCAAGAACACGTTCAAGGATATTGAGCACATTCTGTCGTCGTGCAATGACAACGGCACGCGCTTCGAGATCGAGTGCTATGACATCGGGCACCTGTACACGGCGGCGCATTTTGTGGACAAGGGGCTGTTGAGGCCGCCGTTCTTGATCCAGTCCGTGTTCGGCATCCGGGGCGGTATCGGCACGCATCCCGAAGACGTGATGATGATGCGCCGCACGGCTGACCGGCTGTTTGGCGATGACTACCGCTGGTCGGTGCTGGCGGCGGGGCGCAAGCAGACCACGCTTGCGACCATGGCGGCAACGATGGGCGGTTTTGTGCGGGTGGGGCTGGAAGATTCCCTGTGGGATGGCCCGGGCGAACTGGCGCTGTCGAATGCGGATCAGGTGCGCCGCATCCGCCGCATTCTTGAGGACTTGTCGCTGACCATCGCCACGCCCGACGAGGCGCGCGAGATTCTGCAACTGAAAGGCCGGAACAACGTCGCGTTCTGA
- a CDS encoding ABC transporter substrate-binding protein: MKKILNATVASALLAIGGAAVADDNVIRIGFITDMSGLSADADGPGGAEAIKMAVADMGGEIAGKKIEVLVADHQNRADIASSRAREWLDQRGVDMLIAGANSAAALAMAKVAEEKKTPFFVVSAGASELTNAQCTPYTVHYVYDTVSLSRGTARAMLKEGNKDWYFLTVDHAFGHALERDASAVVQANGGQVKGRVRHPLNAADFSSYILQAQASGATVLGLANSAADTSNAVKAAAEFGLTPTMKIAGLLVLITDIHALGLAAGQGMYLTTAWYWDQDDASRKWAARFEERMKKKPSMLQAGDYSVTTTYLNAVKATGTTDGETIMKWVKANPVNDFFVKNATVRADGLLVHDMYLMQVKKPAESKGPWDYYKLIAKIPGDQIYTSPQESKCPLMKP, from the coding sequence ATGAAGAAAATCTTGAACGCGACAGTGGCATCGGCCTTGCTGGCAATAGGCGGCGCAGCCGTGGCGGACGACAACGTGATCCGTATCGGCTTCATCACCGATATGTCGGGCCTGTCGGCCGATGCCGACGGCCCGGGCGGGGCCGAAGCCATCAAGATGGCGGTGGCGGACATGGGCGGCGAGATCGCCGGCAAGAAGATTGAAGTGCTGGTGGCAGACCACCAGAACCGCGCCGACATCGCGTCGTCGCGCGCACGCGAATGGCTGGACCAGCGCGGCGTGGACATGCTGATTGCGGGCGCGAATTCGGCGGCCGCGCTGGCGATGGCGAAGGTGGCCGAAGAAAAGAAGACGCCGTTCTTTGTGGTGAGCGCGGGCGCGTCGGAACTGACCAACGCGCAGTGCACGCCGTACACGGTTCATTACGTGTACGACACGGTATCGCTGTCGCGCGGCACGGCGCGCGCCATGCTTAAGGAAGGCAATAAGGACTGGTACTTCCTGACGGTGGACCACGCATTCGGCCACGCGCTGGAACGCGATGCCTCGGCCGTGGTGCAAGCGAACGGCGGCCAGGTGAAGGGCCGCGTGCGCCATCCACTGAACGCGGCGGATTTCTCGTCATACATCCTGCAGGCGCAGGCATCGGGCGCCACGGTGTTGGGACTGGCCAACTCGGCCGCCGACACCAGCAACGCGGTCAAGGCCGCGGCCGAATTCGGGCTGACCCCCACGATGAAGATCGCGGGCCTGCTGGTGTTGATCACCGACATCCACGCACTGGGCCTGGCGGCCGGGCAAGGCATGTACCTGACCACCGCCTGGTACTGGGACCAGGACGATGCGTCGCGCAAGTGGGCGGCGCGCTTTGAAGAGCGCATGAAGAAGAAGCCGTCGATGCTGCAAGCCGGCGACTACTCCGTCACCACCACCTACCTGAACGCCGTCAAAGCCACCGGCACCACCGACGGCGAGACCATCATGAAGTGGGTGAAAGCCAACCCGGTGAACGACTTCTTCGTGAAGAACGCGACGGTGCGCGCGGACGGTCTGCTGGTGCACGATATGTATTTGATGCAGGTGAAGAAGCCGGCGGAATCCAAGGGCCCCTGGGACTACTACAAGCTGATCGCAAAGATCCCGGGCGATCAAATCTACACGTCACCGCAGGAATCCAAGTGCCCATTAATGAAGCCCTGA
- a CDS encoding SDR family oxidoreductase yields the protein MPPQDLTALPVDLSGRRVIVTAGAAGIGAALADAFAERGAHVHVCDVDEGALFECRHAHSRADVSRREDIDRYMETALAHLGGLDVLVNNAGIAGPTARITDIQPDELAATLDINLASQFHTVRHAVPALRESGGGAIINISSVAGRMGLPLRTPYSASKWGVVGLTRSLAVELGVYGIRVNALLPGLVAGPRIDRVIAARARAMGLTVEEETQLELAGVSLRQFVQGADIANMALFLASPFGAMISGQAISIDGDLQSLPWQPPAD from the coding sequence ATGCCCCCGCAAGACCTGACCGCCCTGCCGGTGGACCTGAGCGGCCGCCGCGTCATCGTTACCGCTGGCGCGGCGGGCATTGGCGCAGCGCTGGCCGACGCCTTTGCCGAGCGCGGCGCACACGTCCATGTGTGCGACGTGGATGAAGGCGCGCTGTTTGAATGCCGCCATGCCCACAGCCGCGCCGACGTCAGCCGCCGCGAAGACATCGACCGCTACATGGAAACCGCGCTGGCGCACCTGGGCGGCCTGGACGTGCTGGTGAACAACGCCGGTATCGCCGGCCCCACCGCCCGCATCACCGACATCCAGCCGGACGAACTGGCCGCCACGCTGGACATCAACCTGGCGTCGCAATTCCACACGGTGCGGCACGCCGTGCCCGCGCTGCGCGAATCAGGCGGCGGCGCCATCATCAACATCAGTTCGGTGGCGGGGCGCATGGGGCTGCCGCTGCGCACGCCCTATTCCGCTTCAAAGTGGGGCGTGGTGGGGCTGACGCGTTCGCTGGCGGTGGAGCTGGGCGTTTACGGCATCCGCGTCAACGCCCTGCTGCCCGGGCTGGTGGCTGGCCCGCGCATCGACCGCGTGATCGCCGCGCGAGCACGCGCGATGGGCCTGACGGTGGAAGAAGAAACCCAGCTGGAACTGGCGGGCGTCAGCCTGCGGCAGTTTGTACAGGGCGCCGACATCGCGAACATGGCGCTGTTCCTGGCCAGCCCGTTTGGCGCCATGATCAGCGGCCAGGCGATCAGCATCGACGGCGATCTGCAGTCCTTACCCTGGCAGCCACCGGCCGATTGA
- a CDS encoding LysR family transcriptional regulator: MKRNFNIHDLRIFYTVVMTGSTRQAAQVMSLTQPAISHAVSRLETATGVQLFDRSHKTLRPTEAGQYLYTEAKFVLDELVRIDEALHSIEKFGGRGLRVASSPALALVYAPEAVKRHLDEHGKRPFSIDVESSVQCISAVETMRADFGLGAVGRDSPRVNFTTFLRTDVMLIAHRDHPLARREVVAVADIPPESFVKPLWSDYVVAQGDIADSDALDSGMQAHMTLVPGTVRAVKGVSLVNAISASDIVSVYPDIVAVPLASRQWFEFVLITRKEAQNQDLAERLLGALYATAQARRTGVFADTIQLIA, encoded by the coding sequence ATGAAACGCAACTTCAACATTCACGACCTGCGCATTTTTTATACGGTCGTCATGACCGGGTCCACGCGTCAGGCCGCGCAGGTAATGAGCCTGACGCAACCCGCGATCAGCCATGCGGTGTCGCGGCTGGAAACCGCCACGGGCGTGCAGTTGTTTGACCGGTCGCACAAGACCTTGCGGCCCACCGAAGCCGGGCAATACCTGTATACCGAAGCCAAGTTCGTGCTGGACGAATTGGTACGCATCGACGAGGCGCTGCACAGCATTGAAAAGTTCGGCGGGCGCGGCTTGCGCGTGGCGTCGTCGCCCGCGTTGGCGCTGGTCTATGCGCCCGAAGCCGTGAAACGCCACCTGGACGAACACGGCAAACGGCCGTTTTCCATCGACGTGGAATCATCGGTGCAATGCATCAGCGCGGTGGAAACCATGCGGGCCGATTTCGGCCTGGGCGCAGTGGGCCGCGACAGTCCGCGCGTGAACTTCACGACGTTTTTGCGCACCGACGTCATGTTGATCGCGCATCGCGATCACCCCTTGGCGCGGCGCGAGGTGGTGGCGGTGGCGGACATTCCGCCCGAATCTTTCGTCAAGCCACTGTGGTCCGACTACGTGGTGGCGCAAGGCGATATTGCCGATTCCGATGCGCTGGACTCCGGCATGCAGGCGCACATGACGCTGGTGCCCGGCACGGTGCGCGCCGTGAAAGGCGTCAGCCTGGTCAACGCCATATCGGCGTCGGACATCGTGTCCGTCTACCCCGACATCGTCGCGGTGCCGCTGGCGTCAAGGCAGTGGTTTGAATTTGTGCTGATCACTCGCAAGGAAGCCCAGAACCAGGACTTGGCCGAGCGCCTGCTGGGCGCCTTGTACGCCACGGCCCAGGCGCGCCGCACCGGCGTGTTTGCGGACACGATTCAACTGATCGCCTAG
- a CDS encoding DUF1254 domain-containing protein, translating into MRDRQRSTGFAFTARHRLARLLATPLLLASLAGCSFTSSDEATGSQSVGINGVTAQQARSIASEAYLYGTPMVASYQTMVAFNLDKANSQYKGPPNTFSHIARVFTPADTAFVTPNADTPYSFAMLDLRAEPVVISVPPIEKRRYFVLQLMDLYTYNFAYIGSRETGNGGGSFLVVGPRWDGKVPRGISKVFKSETELVNMVGRTQLFNAADLDNVKRIQARYKIQPLSSFTKSRPPPAPTAIDWIAPVPPQQMRTSLEFYNQLAFLLQFAPTHPTEKWLRERFASIGIKPGQPYPVDQLDPRLRRALQEGMHTAQNDIDKNRAALGGKTDGLFGSRATLKNNYLARATGTQMGIGGNSRDEALSPVLEKDSRGQELDGRYAYTLRFAPRSLPPVTAFWSMTMYRLPEQLLASNPIDRYLINSPMLPSLKKDPDGGLTIYIQSQSPGKGKESNWLPAPPGPFMVTLRYYWPKPALLDGKWVTPDIQRVAQ; encoded by the coding sequence ATGCGCGATCGTCAACGTAGCACCGGCTTTGCGTTCACGGCCCGCCACCGTCTTGCGAGATTGCTGGCCACGCCCCTGTTGCTTGCAAGCCTGGCGGGTTGCAGCTTCACGTCGTCCGATGAGGCGACCGGTTCGCAATCCGTTGGCATCAACGGCGTCACCGCGCAGCAGGCGCGCAGCATCGCCAGCGAAGCGTATCTGTATGGCACGCCCATGGTGGCCAGCTACCAGACCATGGTTGCCTTCAACCTGGACAAGGCCAACTCGCAATACAAAGGCCCGCCCAACACCTTCAGCCATATCGCACGCGTCTTCACGCCCGCGGACACCGCGTTTGTCACGCCAAATGCGGACACGCCCTATTCCTTCGCCATGCTGGACTTGCGCGCCGAACCTGTCGTGATCAGCGTGCCACCTATCGAGAAGCGGCGCTACTTTGTCCTGCAATTGATGGACCTGTACACCTACAACTTCGCCTATATCGGCAGCCGCGAAACCGGCAACGGCGGCGGCAGCTTCCTGGTGGTGGGGCCACGTTGGGACGGCAAGGTGCCGCGCGGCATCAGCAAAGTATTCAAATCGGAAACCGAATTGGTCAACATGGTGGGCCGCACGCAATTGTTCAATGCGGCTGACCTGGACAACGTCAAGCGCATCCAGGCTCGCTACAAGATCCAGCCCTTGTCTTCCTTTACCAAAAGCCGCCCGCCACCCGCGCCCACGGCGATCGACTGGATTGCGCCCGTGCCGCCGCAGCAGATGCGCACATCGCTGGAGTTCTATAACCAGTTGGCCTTTCTGTTGCAGTTTGCGCCCACGCATCCCACCGAGAAATGGCTGCGCGAACGGTTTGCCAGCATCGGCATCAAACCCGGCCAACCCTATCCCGTTGACCAGTTGGACCCGCGCCTGCGCCGTGCCTTGCAGGAAGGCATGCATACGGCGCAAAACGATATCGACAAGAACCGCGCGGCGCTGGGCGGCAAGACCGACGGGCTGTTCGGCAGCCGCGCCACGCTCAAGAACAACTATCTGGCGCGCGCGACTGGCACGCAGATGGGCATCGGCGGCAATAGCCGCGACGAAGCGCTATCCCCCGTCCTGGAAAAAGACAGCAGGGGGCAGGAACTGGATGGCCGGTATGCGTACACGCTGCGTTTTGCGCCGCGCAGCCTGCCGCCGGTGACTGCGTTCTGGTCCATGACGATGTACCGGCTGCCCGAGCAACTGCTGGCGTCCAACCCGATCGACCGGTACCTCATCAATTCCCCCATGCTGCCGTCGCTGAAGAAAGACCCCGATGGCGGGCTGACGATCTACATTCAGTCGCAATCACCGGGCAAGGGCAAGGAGTCCAATTGGCTGCCCGCGCCGCCTGGCCCGTTCATGGTGACTCTGCGTTACTACTGGCCCAAGCCCGCGCTGTTGGACGGCAAATGGGTCACGCCGGACATACAGCGGGTGGCGCAATAG
- a CDS encoding ureidoglycolate lyase, which produces MTSNKPLEVNDLTPQAFTPYGWMLGKPIPDGNGVPLFSNPATDFWQEHMFNTGAGGDAEVLWVNYRSASPEIASLEKHLLTQQAIVPLTGTIIQVVAQSNPDGSPDLATLAAFRVPQGQGVCMRPGCWHATRVADAEVTCLMLTRRSTTLDLIQHLNTDACATESAIVAIPARQLENLADREQAVDA; this is translated from the coding sequence ATGACCAGCAACAAGCCCTTGGAAGTCAATGACCTGACGCCGCAGGCATTCACGCCGTATGGCTGGATGTTGGGCAAGCCCATTCCGGACGGCAATGGCGTGCCGCTGTTTTCCAACCCCGCCACGGATTTCTGGCAGGAGCACATGTTCAATACCGGCGCGGGTGGCGACGCCGAGGTGTTGTGGGTCAACTACCGTAGCGCGTCCCCGGAGATCGCCAGCCTGGAAAAGCACTTGCTGACGCAGCAGGCCATCGTGCCGCTGACCGGCACCATCATTCAGGTGGTGGCGCAAAGCAATCCTGACGGCAGCCCCGACCTGGCTACGCTAGCCGCCTTTCGTGTGCCGCAAGGGCAGGGAGTTTGCATGCGGCCGGGGTGTTGGCATGCCACGCGCGTGGCGGATGCCGAAGTCACCTGCCTGATGCTGACCCGCCGTTCCACCACGCTGGACCTGATTCAGCATCTGAACACCGACGCGTGCGCCACCGAAAGCGCCATCGTGGCGATTCCGGCCAGGCAGCTGGAAAACCTGGCGGATCGGGAACAGGCGGTCGACGCCTGA
- a CDS encoding Arm DNA-binding domain-containing protein, whose protein sequence is MSQGFEGVRPASESSIEIGFFYEGRHCVERIRVKPTAANLKRAADRRAAILEAIARGDFDYAAEFPKRGTPPTPSQGSA, encoded by the coding sequence ATGAGCCAGGGGTTCGAGGGGGTCAGACCCGCGTCGGAATCGTCGATTGAGATCGGCTTCTTCTATGAAGGCCGGCATTGTGTCGAGCGCATCCGCGTCAAGCCCACGGCCGCCAACCTCAAGCGCGCCGCCGATCGGCGCGCTGCCATTCTTGAGGCCATCGCCCGTGGCGATTTCGACTACGCCGCTGAATTCCCCAAACGCGGCACGCCGCCCACGCCATCACAGGGTTCCGCATGA
- a CDS encoding DUF6708 domain-containing protein, producing MAKPQLNPPCPGWRRDLPRPNDTPEKASSRESAPNYVDDIYLELSRRSSTIRGILILFVPLSVCFLIWEIAILFTVDWYYYGGVRGVLEAVVVFAFCAAGYFYLAAFLYRFDVSPPRDLPIRFNRARRRIYVYGFHMVWWNPFTRWYVTTASYPWDDVRAEVWEQWGVASGGGLMIKWGVSLAIVKPGTNDVIERFHLSTYNHDLDNLWAYVCTYMQQGPQALPPCDIEPRDANEVPAYNLALRWAPRVEWPKAMDVESRSAP from the coding sequence GTGGCTAAACCTCAGCTTAATCCGCCTTGCCCTGGCTGGAGACGTGATCTCCCGAGACCGAACGACACTCCTGAAAAAGCCAGTTCTCGCGAGAGCGCACCCAACTATGTCGACGACATATACCTGGAACTGTCTCGCCGTTCGTCCACCATTCGCGGAATTTTGATTTTATTTGTACCGCTAAGCGTCTGCTTTCTAATCTGGGAGATTGCGATTCTCTTTACCGTTGACTGGTATTACTACGGCGGAGTTAGAGGCGTTCTTGAGGCGGTGGTGGTCTTTGCATTTTGTGCTGCCGGCTATTTTTACTTAGCTGCGTTTCTATATCGCTTCGACGTCTCCCCCCCACGCGACCTCCCCATTCGCTTCAACCGCGCCCGCCGCCGCATCTACGTCTACGGCTTCCACATGGTCTGGTGGAACCCGTTCACCCGCTGGTACGTCACCACCGCCAGCTACCCCTGGGACGACGTTCGCGCCGAAGTCTGGGAGCAATGGGGCGTCGCCTCCGGCGGCGGCTTGATGATCAAGTGGGGCGTGTCCCTCGCCATCGTCAAACCCGGCACCAACGACGTCATCGAACGCTTCCACCTCAGCACCTACAACCACGACCTGGACAACCTTTGGGCCTACGTCTGCACCTACATGCAACAAGGCCCGCAAGCCTTGCCGCCGTGCGACATCGAACCGCGCGATGCGAACGAGGTGCCGGCGTACAACCTGGCGTTGCGCTGGGCGCCTCGGGTCGAGTGGCCAAAGGCGATGGACGTTGAGTCCCGCAGCGCGCCCTGA